A region from the Mercenaria mercenaria strain notata chromosome 7, MADL_Memer_1, whole genome shotgun sequence genome encodes:
- the LOC128558819 gene encoding uncharacterized protein LOC128558819, which translates to MISYVVLCAMFLTVIAEEPHCSKYDFEEKILEKLVRMEYQMERMKIEGLERVKSMAKSKTEVATALETLDQSVAEIKSKLEEKSAAFEQKMTDTVGKMLKRVEDVAEASTIPKIAFKARLNSDMSVTKGVYIVFPTTALNEGDAYDPRSGIFTAPINGTYMFNVIFCLSSGKNLYIDIMVDDTKTAPVIFRNSANNACHSAVTVEVLTTGQRVGIQVLYTQSGNVIDQDSGRWNTFSGTLLHTN; encoded by the exons ATGATTTCTTACGTTGTGTTGTGCGCAATGTTTCTGACTGTAATAGCGGAGGAACCGCACTGCTCAAAAtatgattttgaagaaaagatTCTGGAGAAATTAGTTAGAATGGAATACCAGATGGAAAGAATGAAAATTGAAGGTCTTGAAAGAGTTAAGAGCATGGCAAAATCTAAGACTGAGGTAGCCACTGCTCTAGAAACCTTGGACCAAAGTGTGGCTGAGATTAAAAGCAAACTTGAAGAAAAGTCTGCCGCGTTTGAGCAGAAAATGACAGACACTGTTGGAAAAATGCTGAAAAGAGTTGAAGATGTTGCAG AAGCATCAACAATACCGAAGATAGCGTTCAAGGCACGCCTTAATTCAGACATGTCTGTTACTAAGGGAGTTTACATTGTTTTCCCTACAACAGCGTTGAATGAGGGCGACGCCTATGACCCCAGAAGTGGTATATTCACCGCACCTATTAATGGAACATACATGTTTAATGTTATCTTTTGTTTGTCCTCTGGAAAGAATTTGTATATTGATATCATGGTGGATGACACGAAGACGGCACCTGTAATATTCCGGAATTCAGCCAACAATGCTTGCCACTCAGCTGTTACTGTTGAAGTCCTCACTACTGGTCAGAGGGTTGGGATCCAAGTGTTGTATACCCAATCAGGCAATGTCATTGATCAAGATTCTGGCAGATGGAACACATTCTCTGGAACTCTGCTTCATACTAATTAA